The Desulfitobacterium chlororespirans DSM 11544 genome contains the following window.
GGTATCGGGCACATTTCACCCCATATATCTAAAGTATAGGTTATCATGGCTCAGCCAACTCCCTTTTGCTTTTTCTGCCACCAGCGAATGACTTCCCATAAAAGGAATAAGGTTAACAGCTGGATAAGCACAGCGGGAACCCACCCCACGATATCCGGAAGGGATATCCCCGGAAATTCCTGAAAAATCGAAAGCCAATACGGTAAGGAGTATTTACCCCAAAATGCTCCAAGAAATAGCCCAAGCAGAGCAATCATTTGCATGGCGAAACCTTCACCAACCCGCATGAGAGTACCGGAAGCACAGCCGCCGGCCAAAACCATCCCCGTTCCAAAAAGAAGGCCCCCGATGAAGGTATGGACACCAAAAGGAGTTACATACAGATTTAACTGGAGATTAAATATATTGGATAAATAAAACACCATTGCAAAACCGGGAATGCTGATTGCTAACAATAGTATTAACGCCTCTGTGAGTTTGGTCGTGCCAATTAACAAAGGATCGCGGAAAGCAGCTACAAAGCAAAACCGTGATTTTTGCAAGGTAAAACCAATAGCTAAACTTACTATGAAAATCAAAGCCAGCTGGATACTAACTTGAACCAATAGCAATAGTAACAATAGGATGAAAAA
Protein-coding sequences here:
- a CDS encoding YeeE/YedE thiosulfate transporter family protein, with protein sequence MLKKSQQKLNLGFSFFILLLLLLLVQVSIQLALIFIVSLAIGFTLQKSRFCFVAAFRDPLLIGTTKLTEALILLLAISIPGFAMVFYLSNIFNLQLNLYVTPFGVHTFIGGLLFGTGMVLAGGCASGTLMRVGEGFAMQMIALLGLFLGAFWGKYSLPYWLSIFQEFPGISLPDIVGWVPAVLIQLLTLFLLWEVIRWWQKKQKGVG